A genomic stretch from Cydia amplana chromosome 1, ilCydAmpl1.1, whole genome shotgun sequence includes:
- the LOC134658949 gene encoding uncharacterized protein LOC134658949 — MAQLKELKANRGYVKGAISRLETFCTSNEFATATLEVLAQKKERVLKAFNDYEAYNRAILAIEPEDGESYELYESKCDLCIATLNTRLHPAEPPAAQTTASTSSGLGAGKFKKLPCINIKTFDGQSVMDYHPFINMFKAVIDMDAKLSSCEKLYYLRSFLAGGALDLIKHLMLTNENYEVALKLIDDRYNNIPKIINFHVNSIIDMPVLTKCTASGLRSIVSTVNMHLAALRNLNEKVEFWDTILVNILSRKIDSYTYRGFHLERDMKEVPNLCELLTFLEKRAIALEATMTEEPKKPVKSVVSAAAATGVSCVPVCVPAADTCGSIFGEDEVRSYCRRGAALPCWQEVYK; from the exons ATGGCTCAGCTAAAGGAATTAAAGGCCAATCGGGGATATGTAAAAGGGGCGATTAGTAGGTTAGAAACATTTTGTACCTCGAACGAATTCGCGACAGCAACACTTGAAGTGCTTGCTCAAAAAAAGGAAAGGGTGCTTAAAGCATTTAATGATTACGAAGCGTACAATAGAGCAATCCTTGCTATTGAGCCTGAGGATGGTGAGTCGTATGAATTGTACGAATCTAAATGCGATTTGTGTATCGCCACGTTAAATACGCGTCTACATCCTGCGGAACCACCTGCGGCACAGACTACTGCATCGACATCTTCCGGACTAGGAgcaggtaaatttaaaaaacttccgtgcattaatattaaaacttttGATGGCCAGAGTGTGATGGACTATCACCCATTTATAAATATGTTCAAAGCTGTCATTGATATGGATGCAAAATTGAGCTCCtgcgaaaaactgtactatttACGGTCGTTTTTGGCAGGAGGAGCTTTAGATTTGATAAAGCATTTAATGCTTACAAATGAAAACTATGAGGTAGCCTTAAAACTCATTGACGATAGGTACAACAACAtaccaaaaattataaattttcatgTCAACAGTATTATTGACatgccagttttgacaaaatgtACAGCTTCTGGGCTGCGTTCCATAGTGTCAACTGTAAATATGCATCTTGCAGCATTAAGAAACTTGAATGAAAAAGTTGAGTTCTGGGATACTATATTGGTCAATATTTTGTCTAGGAAGATTGATTCCTACACTTATCGTGGATTTCATCTTGAGCGTGATATGAAAGAGGTTCCTAACTTGTGTGAATTGCTTACTTTCCTAGAAAAAAGAGCAATTGCGTTGGAAGCCACAATGACGGAAGAGCCGAAGAAGCCGGTGAAATCTGTTGTAAGTGCAGCAGCTGCCACTGGAGTCTCAT GCGTTCCAGTATGTGTGCCGGCAGCTGACACCTGTGGGTCCATATTTGGTGAAGACGAGGTTCGGTCATATTGTAGGCGGGGCGCTGCCCTTCCCTGCTGGCAAGAAGTCTATAAGTAA